From Nerophis lumbriciformis linkage group LG09, RoL_Nlum_v2.1, whole genome shotgun sequence, one genomic window encodes:
- the LOC133607110 gene encoding oligodendrocyte-myelin glycoprotein isoform X2, translated as MRRRAQQNLPPNEAPLVLLLVLLLGLRAAAVCPAACSCSHRKADCSRRGLRELPDGLRADLRGLNLSHNRLHNLDGGLASYTHLRVLDLSGNGLSRLPERLPRSLWQLHAASNRIRLLDKNDTVNQWNLRVLDLSDNELERTVFINNTLINLCVLNLSHNHLWTLPTNMPAHLEIVDISHNWLVKTLPGSLDRLPKLTFFYLHTNRLSNLPFGVLDKMTSLTVLTLGNNPWACHLKADMNYLLSWVQRTPALILGCPCRTNPICGGVHSGQTGGLTLNDNFHAHDTGSNVTTMKIPPATSSPASPRVSPHSTSASSSKIFTTNRPIRTTDHFPTTDSMFIQTKKMGTKNVRRQNDSSSTLTDSSLILLLPTMVFLCLTLP; from the exons ATGAGGAG GCGTGCTCAGCAGAATCTGCCCCCTAATGAGGCCCCTCTGGTGCTCCTGCTTGTCTTGTTGCTGGGGTTACGAGCCGCCGCTGTGTGCCCCGCTGCCTGCTCCTGCAGCCACAGGAAGGCAGACTGCTCCCGGCGGGGCCTCCGAGAGCTGCCCGACGGCCTCCGGGCCGACCTGCGAGGCCTCAACTTGTCCCACAATCGACTCCACAACCTGGACGGCGGGCTGGCCTCCTACACGCACCTCCGCGTACTCGATTTGTCTGGCAACGGCCTGAGCCGCCTGCCGGAGCGCTTGCCTCGGTCGCTCTGGCAGCTGCACGCCGCCTCCAACCGTATCCGCCTCCTGGACAAGAACGACACGGTGAACCAGTGGAACCTGAGGGTGCTTGACCTCTCCGACAATGAGCTGGAGAGGACCGTTTTCATCAACAACACTCTGATCAATCTGTGTGTGCTCAACTTGAGCCACAATCACCTCTGGACTCTGCCCACCAACATGCCTGCACACCTGGAGATCGTTGACATCTCCCATAATTGGCTTGTGAAGACGTTGCCAGGTTCACTGGACCGACTTCCCAAATTGACCTTCTTCTATCTTCACACAAACCGCCTATCCAATCTCCCTTTCGGAGTGTTGGACAAGATGACTTCCCTAACAGTGCTCACTCTGGGCAACAACCCTTGGGCCTGTCACCTTAAAGCGGACATGAACTACCTCCTCTCCTGGGTGCAGCGTACCCCCGCCCTGATCCTGGGCTGCCCGTGCCGCACTAACCCCATCTGTGGAGGAGTGCACTCAGGTCAGACTGGAGGGTTGACCCTAAACGACAACTTCCACGCACACGACACCGGCTCAAATGTCACCACAATGAAAATCCCCCCTGCTACTTCCAGTCCAGCTTCACCCCGTGTGTCCCCCCACAGCACATCAGCCTCATCCAGTAAAATATTCACCACAAACAGACCCATCAGGACGACAGACCACTTCCCGACAACTGACAGCATGTTCATCCAAACCAAGAAGATGGGCACAAAAAATGTTAGGAGACAGAATGACTCCTCTTCAACACTTACTGACTCTTCTTTAATCCTTCTCCTGCCCACAATGGTCTTTCTGTGTCTCACTCTGCCGTGA
- the LOC133607110 gene encoding oligodendrocyte-myelin glycoprotein isoform X1 has translation MRSRRAQQNLPPNEAPLVLLLVLLLGLRAAAVCPAACSCSHRKADCSRRGLRELPDGLRADLRGLNLSHNRLHNLDGGLASYTHLRVLDLSGNGLSRLPERLPRSLWQLHAASNRIRLLDKNDTVNQWNLRVLDLSDNELERTVFINNTLINLCVLNLSHNHLWTLPTNMPAHLEIVDISHNWLVKTLPGSLDRLPKLTFFYLHTNRLSNLPFGVLDKMTSLTVLTLGNNPWACHLKADMNYLLSWVQRTPALILGCPCRTNPICGGVHSGQTGGLTLNDNFHAHDTGSNVTTMKIPPATSSPASPRVSPHSTSASSSKIFTTNRPIRTTDHFPTTDSMFIQTKKMGTKNVRRQNDSSSTLTDSSLILLLPTMVFLCLTLP, from the exons ATGAGGAG CAGGCGTGCTCAGCAGAATCTGCCCCCTAATGAGGCCCCTCTGGTGCTCCTGCTTGTCTTGTTGCTGGGGTTACGAGCCGCCGCTGTGTGCCCCGCTGCCTGCTCCTGCAGCCACAGGAAGGCAGACTGCTCCCGGCGGGGCCTCCGAGAGCTGCCCGACGGCCTCCGGGCCGACCTGCGAGGCCTCAACTTGTCCCACAATCGACTCCACAACCTGGACGGCGGGCTGGCCTCCTACACGCACCTCCGCGTACTCGATTTGTCTGGCAACGGCCTGAGCCGCCTGCCGGAGCGCTTGCCTCGGTCGCTCTGGCAGCTGCACGCCGCCTCCAACCGTATCCGCCTCCTGGACAAGAACGACACGGTGAACCAGTGGAACCTGAGGGTGCTTGACCTCTCCGACAATGAGCTGGAGAGGACCGTTTTCATCAACAACACTCTGATCAATCTGTGTGTGCTCAACTTGAGCCACAATCACCTCTGGACTCTGCCCACCAACATGCCTGCACACCTGGAGATCGTTGACATCTCCCATAATTGGCTTGTGAAGACGTTGCCAGGTTCACTGGACCGACTTCCCAAATTGACCTTCTTCTATCTTCACACAAACCGCCTATCCAATCTCCCTTTCGGAGTGTTGGACAAGATGACTTCCCTAACAGTGCTCACTCTGGGCAACAACCCTTGGGCCTGTCACCTTAAAGCGGACATGAACTACCTCCTCTCCTGGGTGCAGCGTACCCCCGCCCTGATCCTGGGCTGCCCGTGCCGCACTAACCCCATCTGTGGAGGAGTGCACTCAGGTCAGACTGGAGGGTTGACCCTAAACGACAACTTCCACGCACACGACACCGGCTCAAATGTCACCACAATGAAAATCCCCCCTGCTACTTCCAGTCCAGCTTCACCCCGTGTGTCCCCCCACAGCACATCAGCCTCATCCAGTAAAATATTCACCACAAACAGACCCATCAGGACGACAGACCACTTCCCGACAACTGACAGCATGTTCATCCAAACCAAGAAGATGGGCACAAAAAATGTTAGGAGACAGAATGACTCCTCTTCAACACTTACTGACTCTTCTTTAATCCTTCTCCTGCCCACAATGGTCTTTCTGTGTCTCACTCTGCCGTGA
- the LOC133607109 gene encoding uncharacterized protein — protein sequence MKTPAILPLVFSVMILRALLSEAQNNSSTFPTSSSLTPPTSTFSPHPTSPTSHLNSKLKLRMTPVSSRSPDLKPGGPGVDTPVAMFDRKECFPVLILTAGLLLLSAVLLLSTLTLAFKVCQMSRRIKMLGSKSEHWMESTGRDKSNSETDAKETSMLLADMSRPQEEVDDRSPKEEKGEEEQKDAEETEEAADVTQVDELAFPKQQIEDHASAEEPKDAP from the coding sequence ATGAAGACCCCCGCCATCCTCCCCCTGGTCTTCAGTGTTATGATACTGAGAGCCTTGTTGAGTGAAGCTCAAAACAACTCCTCCACTTTCCCAACCTCGTCTTCCTTGACTCCACCGACCAGCACTTTTTCTCCACACCCAACATCTCCCACCTCTCACCTCAACTCCAAGTTAAAGCTCAGGATGACCCCTGTGTCGTCACGATCACCTGACCTGAAACCAGGCGGCCCCGGCGTCGACACACCCGTGGCCATGTTTGACAGGAAGGAGTGTTTCCCCGTCTTGATACTAACCGCCGGCCTGTTGCTCCTCTCTGCCGTTCTGCTGCTGTCCACTCTAACGCTGGCCTTCAAAGTGTGCCAGATGAGCAGACGCATCAAAATGCTGGGCAGCAAGTCGGAACACTGGATGGAATCGACCGGCCGGGACAAAAGTAACTCGGAGACGGACGCCAAAGAGACCAGCATGTTGTTGGCCGACATGAGCAGACCACAGGAGGAAGTGGACGACCGTAGCCCCAAAGAGGAGAAGGGAGAAGAGGAGCAGAAGGATGCAGAAGAGACTGAGGAAGCAGCTGATGTCACCCAAGTAGATGAATTAGCGTTTCCAAAGCAGCAAATAGAGGACCACGCCTCAGCTGAGGAACCTAAAGATGCACCTTAA